One genomic region from Devosia neptuniae encodes:
- a CDS encoding ABC transporter permease, protein MPAALVLLAVGFLAILPIGRLMATALFVDGTFDASLLLNRLVRGATQRAIFNTLDTSLFGALLALMLGGPFALLIAATDMPLRKLQGFLLILPLMIAPQVMALAFMHLLGPSSALLGALGLAPPPGTANPLLGRGGIILLFGIQHAPIVFITLRAGLVSIPRDYVEAARAAGMGPARVLRGIVLPLLGPYVIAAAALAFVSGVGNFGIPALLGMPENYLTLATLIYQQLSSNGPTVLPQVAGLSLLICAIAILGIGAQGLALRRRQFALTRGMPMQFALGRWRWPAAMAGMLALSVALLLPAAALITTSLVPAYGVALSTATVTLDNYAEVLLRQASTMRAFVNSSYLSLLAAAILALLAVPLALGMARLPRTFARLAHGVLELPYALPGIVLAIACILLFLRPLPLLGSLYATPWIILIAYLMRFAALALKPVEAALGQLPPDLTEAAAASGAGAIRRLLTITAPLVAPAAAAGALLVFMSAFNELTVSALLWSSRNETIGVILFSLEESGLSPQAAAVAVITLVVIMVLLALLDRLSGRLPTGVLPWR, encoded by the coding sequence TTGCCCGCCGCTCTCGTCCTGCTTGCGGTCGGGTTCCTGGCGATCCTGCCGATCGGGCGCCTGATGGCCACGGCGCTGTTTGTCGACGGCACGTTCGATGCGAGCCTGCTGCTGAACCGGCTCGTTCGCGGCGCCACGCAGCGCGCCATTTTCAACACACTCGATACGTCGCTCTTCGGCGCTCTCCTGGCGCTGATGCTCGGCGGACCATTCGCGCTGCTGATCGCGGCCACCGATATGCCATTGCGCAAGCTGCAGGGTTTTCTGCTGATCCTGCCGCTGATGATTGCGCCGCAGGTGATGGCCTTGGCCTTCATGCATCTGCTGGGCCCTTCCAGCGCCCTGCTTGGTGCGCTTGGCCTCGCGCCACCGCCGGGCACGGCCAATCCGCTGCTGGGCCGCGGCGGCATCATTCTGCTGTTCGGAATCCAGCACGCCCCCATTGTCTTCATCACCCTGCGCGCGGGATTGGTGTCGATACCCCGCGACTATGTCGAGGCGGCTCGCGCGGCCGGCATGGGGCCGGCGCGCGTGCTGCGCGGCATCGTGCTGCCGCTACTCGGCCCCTATGTCATCGCCGCGGCGGCTTTGGCCTTTGTATCGGGCGTCGGTAATTTCGGCATTCCGGCGCTATTAGGCATGCCGGAAAATTATCTGACGCTGGCAACCCTGATCTACCAGCAACTTTCCAGTAACGGGCCTACCGTGCTGCCGCAGGTTGCCGGATTGTCGCTGCTGATCTGCGCTATCGCCATCCTGGGTATCGGCGCGCAAGGACTGGCATTGCGCCGCAGGCAGTTCGCACTGACGCGCGGCATGCCCATGCAGTTTGCGCTGGGGCGCTGGCGCTGGCCAGCCGCCATGGCCGGCATGCTGGCCCTGTCCGTCGCGCTGTTGCTGCCGGCGGCAGCACTCATTACCACCTCGCTCGTGCCCGCCTATGGCGTGGCGCTCTCGACGGCTACCGTCACGCTCGACAATTATGCGGAAGTCCTGTTGCGGCAGGCCTCCACCATGCGCGCCTTCGTTAATTCCAGCTATTTGTCACTGCTGGCCGCCGCCATACTGGCGCTGCTGGCAGTGCCGTTGGCGCTGGGCATGGCGCGATTGCCCCGCACTTTTGCCCGCCTTGCACATGGCGTGCTTGAATTGCCCTATGCCTTGCCGGGAATCGTGCTGGCAATCGCCTGCATCCTGCTGTTCCTGCGGCCGCTGCCATTGCTGGGCAGTCTCTATGCGACACCGTGGATTATTCTTATCGCTTATTTGATGCGGTTCGCGGCTCTCGCCCTCAAGCCGGTGGAGGCAGCGCTTGGGCAATTGCCGCCTGATCTGACCGAAGCGGCGGCGGCCTCTGGCGCCGGTGCCATCAGGCGACTGCTGACAATCACCGCGCCACTCGTTGCCCCGGCAGCGGCAGCTGGCGCGCTCCTGGTCTTCATGAGCGCCTTCAATGAGCTGACCGTCTCGGCGCTGCTGTGGTCCAGCCGCAACGAGACCATCGGGGTGATCCTGTTCAGTCTTGAGGAATCGGGCCTCTCCCCGCAGGCGGCCGCGGTGGCCGTCATTACCCTGGTGGTGATCATGGTGCTGCTGGCACTGCTCGATCGGCTGTCCGGCCGCCTCCCGACAGGTGTGCTGCCCTGGCGCTGA
- a CDS encoding ABC transporter substrate-binding protein — protein MRILLAAGLMLASALTPAFAQEGKLVLYTSQPNTDAQQTADAFMAKYPGITVEWVRDGTPKIMAKFRAELEAGAPLADVLLIADVVTMEGLKAEGLLLNYPEADTTGFDASLFDEDGAYFSTKLITTGIVYNTAATMVPASWLDLTKPEAKGQIAMPSPLTSGAALIHTVTLTDNLAEGWDFYSALAANGAQASGGNGDVLTAVAGGEKLYGMIVDYLPIREAAKGAPVAFVFPTEGVSAVTEPAAILASAHNPDNAKLFIDFLLSEEGQQLASSQGYVPARDGIALPAGYPDRAEIKVLPYNAAAALANETANKEQFGEIFGQ, from the coding sequence ATGCGAATCCTTCTTGCCGCCGGCCTGATGCTGGCAAGTGCTCTCACGCCTGCCTTCGCCCAGGAGGGCAAGCTGGTGCTCTATACCAGCCAGCCCAATACCGACGCCCAGCAGACCGCTGACGCCTTCATGGCCAAGTATCCGGGCATCACGGTGGAATGGGTCCGCGATGGCACGCCTAAGATCATGGCCAAGTTCCGTGCCGAACTCGAAGCCGGCGCGCCACTGGCAGATGTGCTGCTGATCGCCGATGTAGTCACCATGGAAGGGCTCAAGGCCGAAGGCCTGCTGCTCAATTATCCGGAAGCCGACACCACCGGTTTCGACGCCAGCCTGTTCGATGAGGACGGCGCCTATTTCTCGACCAAACTGATCACCACCGGCATCGTCTATAACACCGCCGCTACTATGGTCCCGGCAAGCTGGCTTGACCTCACCAAGCCCGAAGCCAAGGGCCAGATCGCCATGCCCAGCCCGCTGACCTCGGGCGCAGCGCTGATTCACACGGTGACCCTCACCGACAATCTGGCCGAAGGCTGGGACTTCTATTCCGCCCTCGCTGCCAATGGCGCGCAGGCTTCCGGGGGCAATGGCGACGTGCTGACCGCGGTCGCGGGCGGTGAGAAGCTCTATGGCATGATCGTCGACTACCTGCCGATCCGCGAAGCCGCCAAGGGGGCGCCCGTTGCTTTCGTCTTCCCGACCGAAGGCGTTTCGGCCGTGACCGAGCCGGCGGCAATCCTTGCCTCTGCCCACAATCCGGACAATGCCAAGCTGTTCATCGATTTCCTGCTCTCGGAAGAAGGCCAGCAGCTGGCTTCGAGCCAGGGCTACGTTCCGGCGCGCGATGGTATCGCATTGCCAGCCGGCTATCCCGACCGCGCCGAGATCAAGGTGCTGCCCTACAATGCCGCCGCAGCCCTCGCCAACGAGACTGCCAACAAGGAACAGTTCGGCGAGATCTTCGGCCAGTAA
- a CDS encoding NAD(P)H-binding protein, with product MAKILVTGATGNIGRKTLQHLLKRLPAIDLVGLARDPAKAADLAAAGIEIRQGDYFEYDRLVRAFEGIEKIMLVSATAFTDRNAQHQNVISAARQAGVKHIVYMPIIHEAVSAFTLPDITEQDLFVEEKLKASGLAYTLVGHPPFIESIPFNIGGNALDTGVHAPAGAGKAGYASREDLAEAHAVVLSEDGHEYKSYALYGNPAVSFADIAQILSDISGKPVSFVAGTDQDYIDHLMAAGLPEPAARFALGWVQGVNAGEWGGKTGDLEKLLGRKPMTAAEFLRTNYAARQA from the coding sequence ATGGCCAAGATCCTCGTAACTGGCGCAACTGGCAATATCGGCCGAAAGACTCTCCAGCATCTCCTGAAGCGGTTGCCCGCCATTGATCTTGTCGGCCTGGCCCGCGATCCCGCCAAGGCGGCTGATCTGGCGGCTGCGGGGATTGAGATCCGCCAGGGCGACTATTTCGAATATGACAGACTGGTGCGCGCGTTCGAAGGTATTGAAAAGATCATGCTCGTGTCCGCCACGGCCTTCACCGATCGCAATGCCCAGCACCAAAATGTCATCAGCGCTGCTCGCCAGGCGGGCGTTAAGCACATCGTCTATATGCCGATCATCCACGAGGCAGTATCTGCCTTCACCTTGCCCGATATCACCGAGCAGGACCTGTTCGTTGAGGAAAAGCTAAAGGCTTCCGGCCTCGCTTACACGCTGGTCGGTCATCCGCCGTTTATCGAGAGCATCCCATTTAACATCGGCGGCAACGCCTTAGACACAGGGGTTCACGCGCCGGCTGGCGCGGGCAAGGCGGGATATGCCAGCCGTGAAGACCTGGCAGAGGCGCATGCCGTTGTGCTGAGCGAAGACGGTCACGAGTACAAGTCGTACGCGCTCTATGGGAATCCTGCCGTATCCTTCGCGGATATTGCCCAGATCCTGTCAGATATCAGCGGCAAGCCGGTGTCGTTTGTTGCCGGCACCGACCAGGACTACATTGACCACCTTATGGCGGCTGGTCTGCCCGAGCCGGCTGCCCGCTTTGCGCTTGGGTGGGTGCAGGGCGTCAACGCAGGAGAATGGGGCGGCAAGACTGGCGATCTGGAGAAGCTTCTCGGTCGCAAGCCGATGACGGCGGCCGAATTCCTGCGCACCAACTACGCGGCACGCCAAGCATGA
- a CDS encoding winged helix-turn-helix transcriptional regulator has protein sequence MTETNFQCGLEAVLAILGGKWKPLIVYHLASGPERTGQLRRLVTNVSEKMLIQHLKELTEDGVIRRIDFQTVPPHVEYELTEFGQSLTRVLAPMCEWGTRHTREVAMIVQNRKRTSEAA, from the coding sequence ATGACCGAGACAAATTTCCAATGCGGTCTGGAAGCGGTTCTTGCCATCCTTGGCGGTAAGTGGAAGCCCCTTATCGTCTATCATCTGGCCAGCGGGCCCGAACGCACCGGTCAACTCCGTAGGCTCGTTACCAACGTGAGCGAGAAGATGCTGATCCAGCATCTGAAGGAACTGACGGAAGATGGCGTCATTCGTCGTATTGATTTCCAGACGGTGCCGCCGCACGTCGAGTACGAGCTAACTGAGTTTGGCCAGAGCCTGACAAGAGTTCTCGCTCCGATGTGCGAATGGGGCACCCGTCACACGAGGGAGGTCGCCATGATTGTGCAAAACCGCAAACGCACATCAGAGGCGGCATAG
- a CDS encoding antitoxin Xre-like helix-turn-helix domain-containing protein gives MQSQGLEIGATRFGESGSPFLSAHRLSEQLGVTQSELAKLIGIARNTLTAKSATRKVDAALSPIVRILAMAAEMAGGENRAVIWFKHQPIPGWAGKTAYDLVGQGKSDQVLAYLEAVRSGVYA, from the coding sequence ATGCAGTCCCAGGGTCTCGAAATTGGCGCCACCCGTTTTGGCGAGAGTGGTTCGCCTTTCCTGTCGGCGCATCGACTGTCAGAACAGCTCGGTGTAACGCAATCCGAACTCGCTAAGCTCATCGGTATTGCCCGCAACACCCTCACGGCGAAGTCCGCGACCCGAAAGGTGGACGCGGCCCTGAGCCCGATCGTACGCATTCTGGCTATGGCCGCAGAAATGGCCGGCGGCGAAAACCGGGCGGTGATTTGGTTCAAGCACCAGCCGATCCCCGGTTGGGCGGGCAAGACCGCCTACGATCTTGTCGGGCAAGGCAAGTCTGATCAGGTTCTTGCTTATCTGGAGGCTGTTCGCTCAGGCGTTTATGCCTGA
- a CDS encoding RES family NAD+ phosphorylase — protein MPELVDTKPFILWRAYVPQWSYLPLSGEGAARFGGRWNPVGIPTIYAAQELSTAWGEYNQGFVQHPALIAQLELKGARLVDTRDPEILQEWGLEEGIHQSEWRSDLDNGAVPSTHDAHRRFVEGGLDGVIYPSFMSPGGSCVALWRWNDAGGPILNIIDPDGRLPTSPASWRKP, from the coding sequence ATGCCTGAGTTGGTCGACACAAAGCCGTTCATTCTATGGCGGGCCTACGTTCCCCAGTGGTCATATCTGCCGCTGTCGGGTGAGGGGGCCGCCCGCTTCGGCGGCCGCTGGAATCCAGTCGGTATCCCGACCATCTACGCGGCGCAGGAATTGTCGACCGCTTGGGGGGAGTACAATCAGGGGTTCGTTCAACACCCTGCATTGATCGCTCAACTCGAGCTCAAGGGCGCCCGTCTCGTCGATACGAGGGACCCCGAAATTCTCCAAGAATGGGGACTCGAGGAAGGCATCCACCAATCGGAGTGGCGGTCGGATCTTGACAATGGCGCTGTTCCGAGCACGCACGATGCCCACCGGCGATTTGTTGAGGGCGGCCTTGATGGTGTCATCTATCCCTCTTTCATGTCTCCAGGCGGAAGTTGCGTTGCTCTCTGGCGTTGGAATGATGCGGGAGGTCCCATTCTCAACATTATTGATCCCGACGGTCGACTTCCGACGTCGCCAGCATCATGGCGAAAGCCCTGA
- a CDS encoding SDR family NAD(P)-dependent oxidoreductase, translating to MSATLPLLDKRAIVTGGSRGIGAAIVRKLAEQGAQVAFTYSASPEAAQSLVADITASGGKAFALQADSADPAGLQVTIRQAVDLLGGLDILVNNAGTLVHALIEDFSQADFDRTMAINVRAPFFAMQEAGRHMRSGGRIINVSSNVAVSASVPGASVYGLSKSALTAMTRSLAHEFAPKGITVNAIQPGPTTTDMTSGKEDFIIGMVPAGRMANTSEPASLVAYLAGPDAGFINGAAVTIDGAMTA from the coding sequence ATGTCGGCAACTCTCCCCCTCCTAGACAAACGCGCCATCGTTACCGGAGGCTCGCGCGGCATTGGTGCCGCCATCGTCCGCAAACTGGCCGAGCAAGGTGCCCAGGTGGCGTTTACCTATTCGGCAAGTCCCGAAGCCGCGCAGAGCCTAGTTGCCGACATCACCGCCAGCGGCGGGAAGGCCTTCGCCCTTCAGGCAGACAGCGCCGATCCGGCAGGCCTGCAGGTCACCATTCGCCAGGCGGTCGATTTGCTGGGTGGGCTGGATATTCTGGTCAATAATGCTGGCACTCTAGTGCATGCGCTGATCGAGGATTTCAGCCAGGCGGACTTCGACCGGACAATGGCGATCAATGTGCGCGCGCCCTTCTTCGCGATGCAGGAAGCAGGGCGGCACATGCGGTCCGGTGGGCGCATCATCAACGTATCCAGCAATGTCGCTGTGAGCGCTTCGGTGCCCGGTGCCAGCGTCTACGGTCTGTCCAAGTCAGCACTCACCGCGATGACACGCTCGCTTGCCCATGAGTTTGCGCCAAAGGGCATCACCGTCAACGCCATCCAACCAGGCCCCACCACTACGGATATGACCTCGGGCAAGGAGGACTTCATCATTGGCATGGTGCCAGCTGGTCGCATGGCAAATACCTCGGAACCTGCGTCACTTGTGGCCTACCTCGCCGGACCGGACGCCGGGTTCATCAACGGCGCGGCAGTGACCATCGATGGCGCGATGACCGCATAG
- a CDS encoding TetR/AcrR family transcriptional regulator, producing the protein MARTKEFDRDAALAGALEVFWSKGYERASTDDLLKGMKIGRQSMYDTFGDKQSLFLESLRCYHKLDNKNFFDHLGDNPSPLQVIHGFLAIFTRRSAEENARGCMGINATTAFGDSQPEVTALARNTATNVETLLAGLVEAAKARGELSKTLNATAAGSFLYATLQGLTVRAQAGASRDELAGVADFAMKALSAM; encoded by the coding sequence ATGGCAAGAACCAAGGAATTCGATCGCGACGCAGCCCTGGCCGGAGCACTGGAGGTGTTCTGGAGCAAGGGTTATGAACGTGCCTCGACGGACGATCTGCTCAAGGGCATGAAGATCGGCCGCCAGTCGATGTACGATACCTTCGGCGACAAGCAGTCCCTGTTTCTTGAAAGCCTGCGTTGCTATCACAAGCTCGACAACAAGAATTTCTTCGACCATCTGGGCGATAATCCGTCCCCGCTCCAGGTCATACACGGCTTCCTCGCCATCTTCACCCGGCGCAGCGCCGAGGAAAATGCGCGCGGCTGCATGGGCATCAATGCCACCACGGCCTTCGGTGATAGCCAGCCGGAAGTAACGGCCCTTGCCCGCAATACGGCGACAAATGTAGAGACCTTGCTCGCGGGCCTGGTCGAGGCCGCGAAAGCGCGGGGCGAACTGTCCAAGACACTGAATGCGACAGCAGCCGGAAGCTTCCTCTACGCAACGTTGCAAGGCCTGACGGTTAGGGCGCAGGCTGGTGCAAGCCGTGACGAACTTGCCGGGGTCGCCGACTTTGCCATGAAGGCGCTCTCAGCCATGTAG
- a CDS encoding GGDEF domain-containing protein translates to MSTTLFISVLIPTLAVMLAGAFAALWWFRPSNLHVALLAFCYLALAAGFTFQATTLGLPDAFARFFSNLLLFVAVFLLCTALLIRGGRPVPTRALMACCAAAMVAFCWFLWVQPSFVARVTIVAWGIAGMLALAAMRLRRSKRRAAIDNLILLVIGLGAVYFVARPFLVIWFEAGGTATPDMTSSYWLLTYLTTFAYSLLIALTLLTAVALDVIRELQAESQTDPLSGLLNRRGFDLHAAALMLECEALKRPLVLVLADLDHFKKVNDRYGHDTGDRVIVSFARRLTSVGPAGLIAGRRGGEEFAVLLPLTNLQAGVLYAEAVRTAGPADWASGLKVTASFGVVERQAGETLEHMIGRADAALYQAKRDGRDRVRSGGKPVGGLRMFAG, encoded by the coding sequence ATGAGCACGACACTGTTCATTTCGGTGCTGATACCGACGCTGGCGGTGATGCTGGCTGGGGCCTTCGCTGCGCTATGGTGGTTTCGGCCGAGCAACCTGCATGTTGCATTGCTGGCATTCTGCTACCTTGCGCTTGCAGCTGGCTTCACGTTCCAGGCCACTACTTTGGGCCTGCCGGATGCATTTGCGAGGTTTTTCTCCAATCTGCTGCTTTTCGTGGCGGTGTTTCTGCTGTGCACCGCGCTGCTTATTCGCGGCGGCCGGCCCGTTCCCACCCGGGCTCTTATGGCGTGCTGCGCCGCGGCAATGGTGGCTTTTTGCTGGTTCCTGTGGGTACAGCCCAGTTTTGTTGCGCGCGTGACCATTGTCGCCTGGGGGATTGCGGGCATGTTGGCGTTGGCTGCCATGCGGCTACGCCGTTCAAAGCGGCGCGCAGCCATAGACAATCTGATCCTCCTCGTTATCGGGTTGGGCGCGGTCTATTTTGTAGCGCGACCGTTCCTCGTCATCTGGTTTGAAGCTGGCGGCACCGCCACGCCCGATATGACCTCGTCCTATTGGCTGCTGACCTATCTGACAACATTTGCCTATTCGCTCCTGATCGCGCTGACCCTGCTGACGGCGGTGGCGCTCGACGTCATTCGCGAATTGCAGGCTGAATCACAGACCGATCCGCTCTCCGGCCTCTTGAACCGTCGCGGCTTTGACCTGCATGCGGCGGCGCTGATGCTCGAATGCGAGGCATTGAAGCGACCGCTCGTGTTGGTCCTGGCCGATCTTGATCACTTCAAAAAAGTCAATGACCGCTATGGCCATGATACTGGGGATCGAGTCATCGTGTCATTCGCGCGGCGGCTGACGAGCGTGGGACCCGCCGGACTCATTGCTGGCCGGCGCGGCGGCGAGGAATTTGCCGTGCTCCTGCCCCTGACTAATCTCCAAGCCGGCGTGCTTTACGCCGAGGCCGTGCGGACTGCGGGCCCGGCGGACTGGGCGTCGGGCCTCAAGGTCACCGCCAGTTTCGGCGTCGTCGAACGCCAGGCGGGCGAGACCCTCGAGCACATGATTGGCCGGGCAGACGCAGCGCTGTATCAGGCCAAACGTGATGGTCGCGACCGCGTCCGGAGCGGGGGTAAACCCGTCGGCGGACTGCGCATGTTTGCCGGATAA
- a CDS encoding proline racemase family protein, with protein sequence MRWSKTVTLVEAHAEGEVGRIVTGGVIDVPGTTIADKLRHLNQVDDSLRRFLVFEPRASAQMSTCLIFPPTRPDADIGFIILQGDKAHAMSGSNSICLVTTVLETGMLPMTEPETLVRIDTASGLVTARATCKDGKVERVTLTMNPSYAHALDAVVDVAGFGKIKVDIAYGGIFYALIDPAQFGLEIRPDQARKLVEAGSAVHRAVNAQLDIAHPELAGMKGISYTMFVSHNAAGELKGATIMPPGRIDRSPCGTGNSARLAVAAARGLAKPGDRFTARSIIDSTFEVHYAGDTTVAGRPAVQPIISGRGWIHGIHQIGVDPTDPYPQGFSVSDTWGDAFDLMN encoded by the coding sequence ATGCGGTGGTCGAAAACTGTCACGCTAGTCGAAGCGCATGCCGAAGGCGAAGTGGGCCGCATCGTCACGGGCGGCGTCATCGACGTTCCCGGTACAACCATCGCCGACAAACTGCGCCATCTCAATCAGGTGGATGACAGCCTGCGCCGCTTCCTGGTGTTCGAGCCGCGCGCCTCGGCCCAGATGAGCACGTGCCTCATCTTCCCGCCGACCCGGCCCGATGCCGATATCGGCTTCATTATCCTGCAGGGCGACAAGGCGCATGCCATGTCGGGGTCCAATTCGATCTGCCTCGTCACCACCGTGCTTGAAACGGGCATGCTGCCGATGACCGAGCCCGAAACATTGGTGCGCATCGACACGGCGTCCGGCCTGGTCACGGCCCGCGCCACCTGCAAGGACGGCAAGGTCGAACGCGTTACGCTGACCATGAACCCGTCCTATGCGCACGCACTCGACGCCGTCGTCGACGTGGCTGGATTTGGCAAGATCAAGGTCGACATTGCTTATGGCGGCATCTTCTACGCGCTGATCGATCCGGCCCAGTTCGGCCTCGAAATCCGCCCGGACCAGGCCCGCAAGCTGGTGGAGGCCGGCAGTGCCGTGCACCGCGCCGTCAATGCCCAGCTCGACATCGCACATCCCGAGCTGGCCGGCATGAAGGGCATTTCCTACACCATGTTCGTCAGCCACAACGCGGCAGGCGAACTCAAGGGCGCCACCATCATGCCGCCCGGCCGCATCGACCGCTCGCCCTGCGGCACCGGTAACTCGGCGCGTCTCGCCGTTGCGGCGGCGCGCGGCCTCGCCAAGCCGGGCGATCGCTTCACGGCGCGCTCGATCATAGATTCCACGTTCGAGGTCCACTATGCCGGCGACACCACCGTCGCCGGCCGCCCCGCCGTGCAGCCGATCATTTCGGGTCGGGGATGGATCCACGGCATCCACCAGATCGGCGTAGATCCGACAGACCCCTATCCGCAGGGCTTTTCGGTATCCGACACCTGGGGCGATGCGTTCGACCTAATGAACTAG
- a CDS encoding hydantoinase B/oxoprolinase family protein: MSTISHDPVTFDIIQNGLEAVADEMFAAQRKTSMSAIIYEVLDLGTGICDAQGEIAASGAGIPAFVGVLDKAVKRMIEKHPVETIKPGDLFASNDPYWGGVTHLNDMILAMPVFADGKIVAWTANIAHWNDVGGNVPGSMSSEATEIYQEGIRIPAVKLIDAGVPNQAVFDILYVNTRLPDFLRGDLWAGIAGVRIGEKRILEMIEKYGSETFTAAIADFMDLGERRARAALATIKKGVYPFEEEQDNGDIHKIVVEITDDAFIIDLRDNPDQKGSSNSSREGIEISAQLAFKAFTDTQAPGNGGFFRPLQLLTRPGSVFHVVEPGALGYYSEVEIRVFDLILRCLAHHFPGVLPAGNFASICGTVIGGKHPDTGRHYTIVEPQLGGWGAQQGRDGNSAIFSGFHGDTFNCPAEVAEARYGLTVDELALNTDKGGDGTWRGGKGISVRYRVRADDNFLSVGYTRSRIPPWGQNGGNDGSPNYVEVLRPGMEVERYAFATNVPLSKNDVVHVVTGVGGGFGRPADRSEAAVRRDFKNGYIDAETAARVYNVTI; the protein is encoded by the coding sequence ATGAGTACGATCTCCCACGATCCCGTCACCTTCGACATCATCCAGAATGGCCTTGAAGCCGTCGCCGACGAGATGTTCGCGGCTCAGCGCAAGACCTCGATGAGCGCCATCATCTATGAAGTGCTCGATTTGGGCACCGGCATCTGCGACGCCCAGGGCGAGATCGCCGCCTCCGGCGCCGGCATCCCTGCCTTTGTCGGCGTGCTCGACAAGGCCGTTAAACGCATGATCGAGAAGCACCCGGTCGAAACGATCAAGCCCGGCGACCTGTTCGCCTCCAACGATCCCTATTGGGGCGGCGTGACCCACCTCAACGACATGATTCTGGCCATGCCGGTATTTGCCGATGGCAAGATCGTCGCCTGGACTGCCAATATTGCTCACTGGAACGATGTTGGCGGCAATGTTCCCGGCTCGATGTCATCGGAAGCCACCGAAATCTACCAGGAGGGCATCCGTATCCCGGCGGTCAAGCTGATCGATGCCGGCGTCCCCAACCAGGCCGTGTTCGACATTCTCTATGTCAATACCCGCCTGCCCGACTTCCTGCGGGGCGACCTGTGGGCCGGCATTGCTGGCGTGCGGATCGGGGAAAAGCGTATTCTCGAGATGATCGAGAAATACGGCTCGGAAACCTTTACCGCCGCCATCGCCGATTTCATGGATCTGGGGGAGCGCCGCGCCCGCGCGGCCCTCGCCACCATCAAAAAGGGCGTCTATCCGTTCGAGGAAGAACAGGACAATGGCGACATCCATAAGATCGTCGTCGAAATCACCGATGATGCCTTCATCATCGATCTGCGCGACAATCCCGACCAAAAGGGATCGAGCAATTCGAGCCGCGAAGGCATCGAGATTTCCGCCCAGCTCGCCTTCAAGGCCTTTACCGATACCCAAGCGCCCGGCAATGGCGGCTTCTTCCGTCCGCTGCAACTGCTGACCCGGCCGGGTTCGGTATTCCATGTCGTCGAGCCTGGCGCGCTCGGCTATTACTCGGAAGTCGAGATCCGCGTCTTCGACCTAATCCTGCGCTGCCTTGCCCACCACTTCCCTGGCGTGCTGCCGGCCGGCAACTTCGCCTCGATCTGCGGTACGGTTATCGGCGGTAAGCATCCCGATACCGGCCGTCACTATACCATCGTCGAGCCGCAGCTCGGCGGCTGGGGGGCTCAGCAGGGTCGCGACGGTAACAGCGCGATCTTCTCGGGCTTCCACGGCGACACGTTCAACTGTCCCGCCGAGGTTGCCGAGGCGCGCTACGGCCTGACCGTGGACGAGCTGGCCCTCAACACCGACAAGGGCGGCGACGGCACCTGGCGTGGCGGCAAGGGTATTTCGGTGCGCTATCGCGTGCGGGCCGACGATAACTTCCTCAGCGTCGGCTATACCCGCTCGCGCATTCCGCCCTGGGGCCAGAATGGCGGCAATGACGGCTCGCCGAACTATGTCGAAGTGCTGCGTCCCGGCATGGAGGTGGAACGCTATGCCTTTGCCACCAATGTGCCGCTCTCCAAGAACGACGTGGTACATGTGGTGACGGGGGTGGGTGGCGGCTTCGGCCGGCCCGCCGATCGCAGCGAGGCCGCAGTGCGCCGCGATTTCAAGAACGGCTATATTGACGCCGAGACGGCCGCGCGGGTCTATAACGTCACGATCTGA